In a single window of the Streptomyces sp. NBC_00353 genome:
- a CDS encoding C40 family peptidase, whose protein sequence is MGDGCGVRKFWVAGGIGIGLAMCFMALLVVGTYSAAAGLGGAGSNGAVGLAKGAVPAKFQPLVQKWGNLCPAINPALLAAQLYQESGWNPRAQSPAEAQGIAQFIPGTWAGHGIDGDNDGDRDVWDPADAIPSAASYDCELAGYVKKVPGDQTDNMLAAYNAGAYRVIRAGGVPQISETQNYVKIIRSLEKSFARPVGRVEPSRQAAGAIYFAQKKLGTKYLWGGNGTAEQGGRFDCSGLTQAAYRTVDIELPRVANDQYNAGPHPSRDELLPGDLVFFSDDLTNSRAIHHVGLYVGGGYMINAPYTGAVIRFDKIDTPDYFGATRVTKDGAAALPTALPTV, encoded by the coding sequence ATGGGGGATGGTTGTGGGGTGCGGAAATTCTGGGTGGCCGGTGGGATCGGCATCGGGTTGGCCATGTGCTTCATGGCGCTGCTCGTCGTCGGTACGTACTCCGCTGCCGCCGGCCTCGGCGGCGCCGGCAGCAACGGGGCCGTCGGCTTGGCCAAGGGGGCGGTGCCGGCGAAGTTCCAGCCGCTCGTCCAGAAGTGGGGCAACCTCTGCCCGGCCATCAACCCTGCTCTGCTGGCCGCCCAGCTCTACCAGGAGAGCGGGTGGAACCCGAGGGCCCAGAGTCCGGCCGAGGCGCAGGGAATCGCGCAGTTCATCCCCGGGACCTGGGCCGGTCACGGGATCGACGGGGACAACGACGGGGACCGGGACGTATGGGATCCGGCCGACGCGATCCCGTCCGCCGCCAGCTACGACTGCGAACTCGCCGGGTACGTGAAGAAGGTGCCGGGGGATCAGACGGACAACATGCTCGCCGCGTACAACGCCGGTGCGTACCGGGTGATCAGGGCGGGCGGCGTACCGCAGATCTCCGAGACACAGAACTACGTCAAAATCATCCGGTCCCTGGAGAAGAGCTTCGCCCGGCCGGTCGGGCGGGTCGAGCCGTCGCGGCAGGCGGCCGGGGCGATCTACTTCGCGCAGAAGAAGCTCGGTACGAAGTACCTGTGGGGCGGGAACGGCACGGCCGAGCAGGGCGGGCGGTTCGACTGTTCCGGGCTGACGCAGGCCGCGTACCGGACCGTCGACATCGAGCTGCCGCGCGTGGCGAACGATCAGTACAACGCAGGCCCGCACCCGTCACGGGACGAGCTGCTCCCCGGTGACCTGGTGTTCTTCTCGGACGACCTGACCAACTCCCGGGCCATCCACCATGTGGGGCTGTACGTCGGCGGCGGATACATGATCAATGCGCCGTACACAGGGGCCGTGATCCGGTTCGACAAGATCGACACGCCCGACTACTTCGGTGCGACACGCGTCACGAAGGACGGGGCCGCGGCGCTTCCGACGGCGCTTCCGACGGTATGA
- a CDS encoding phosphatase PAP2 family protein — MAGLALDGSNPDVSLLYDINGLAKSAPTWFDRVMEFVGEYGIMLGMVLVVLWCWWSVRRRGTAEDSVTAVTGIVWAPLAAGIALLVNIPIRGFVERPRPFRDHQGLDVLVSGKDDFSFVSDHATMAMALAVGLFVANRRFGFAAIALALLEGFCRIYMGVHYPTDVVGGFALGTATALLLAPLAMALLTPVVTAVSRSERVGRLVRSRRPVPAKAEGRGGALGIPEPRPGSGGGEKDLAA; from the coding sequence ATGGCTGGACTCGCACTGGATGGGTCGAACCCCGACGTCAGCCTGCTCTACGACATCAATGGGCTCGCGAAGTCCGCTCCGACCTGGTTCGACCGGGTCATGGAGTTCGTCGGCGAGTACGGGATCATGCTCGGCATGGTCCTGGTGGTCCTGTGGTGCTGGTGGAGCGTTCGCCGGCGCGGCACGGCCGAGGACTCGGTGACGGCTGTCACCGGGATCGTCTGGGCGCCGCTCGCCGCCGGTATCGCACTGCTCGTCAACATTCCGATCCGGGGCTTCGTGGAGCGGCCGCGTCCGTTCCGCGACCACCAGGGGCTGGACGTCCTCGTGTCGGGGAAGGACGACTTCTCCTTTGTGAGCGATCACGCGACCATGGCGATGGCTCTGGCCGTCGGGCTGTTCGTGGCCAACCGCAGGTTCGGCTTCGCGGCGATCGCCCTCGCGCTGCTGGAGGGGTTCTGCCGGATCTACATGGGAGTCCACTACCCCACCGACGTCGTCGGCGGATTCGCGCTCGGCACGGCCACCGCGCTGCTGCTCGCGCCGCTCGCGATGGCGCTGCTGACTCCGGTGGTGACGGCCGTCTCCCGGTCGGAACGGGTGGGTCGGCTGGTGCGGTCGCGCCGGCCGGTGCCGGCCAAGGCCGAGGGCCGGGGCGGGGCGCTCGGGATCCCCGAGCCGCGCCCGGGATCGGGCGGCGGCGAGAAGGATCTGGCCGCGTAA
- a CDS encoding FAD-binding oxidoreductase, translating into MNLPNRRTLLTVGAATALAGVAACNKVNSSSGSDSGSSSTTTTRTPSKPPASSASATPKGPANWSALAKSLEGTLVRPGDATYPTARQLYNTRFDNLKPAAVAYVRHEADIRECLAFARRSATPVSIRSGGHSYAGWSSGNGRLVIDVSSLSRVDRDGTIGAGAKLVDVYRGLSRHGLTIPGGSCPTVGISGLTLGGGHGVASRAYGLTCDSLTAATLVTADGKTVTADAKHHPDLFWALRGAGNGNFGVVTELKFRTRPAPQTVMAYMSWPWSRAQSVITAWQAWGPDQPDEIWSSAHLAAGPGGGRPTVSIAAFSLGTYGDLQNAVDRLADRIGASATSVSLRRRSYQDSMLVYAGCSTITEAQCHLPGRTPGRTPQGTLQRETYAAASDFFDHSLPPAGVRALLHRAEAFTRIGVHPSGGGGSIALTALGGAINRVAPGSTAFVHRRSRMLAQYIGSWRPGTAGTAQQNWLKGTHAALHPYASGAAYQNYTDPKLNDWRQAYYGTAAGRLTRLKRQYDPGRLFTFPQAL; encoded by the coding sequence ATGAACCTGCCGAACCGGCGCACCCTGCTCACCGTGGGCGCGGCAACAGCCCTCGCCGGCGTCGCCGCATGCAACAAGGTCAACTCCAGCTCCGGCTCCGACTCCGGCAGCAGCTCCACCACCACGACCCGCACCCCGTCGAAACCACCCGCCTCATCCGCCTCCGCCACTCCGAAGGGTCCGGCGAACTGGTCCGCCCTGGCCAAGAGCCTCGAAGGCACGCTCGTACGCCCTGGCGACGCCACCTATCCGACGGCCCGCCAGCTCTACAACACCCGGTTCGACAACCTGAAACCCGCGGCCGTCGCCTACGTACGGCACGAGGCGGACATCCGCGAGTGCCTGGCCTTCGCCCGCCGCAGCGCCACACCCGTCTCCATCCGCAGCGGCGGCCACTCCTACGCGGGCTGGTCGAGTGGCAACGGCCGCCTGGTCATTGACGTCTCGTCACTCTCCCGCGTCGACCGGGACGGCACCATCGGCGCGGGCGCCAAGCTCGTCGACGTCTACCGGGGTCTCTCCCGGCACGGCCTGACGATCCCCGGCGGCTCCTGCCCGACGGTCGGCATCTCCGGCCTGACCCTCGGCGGCGGCCACGGTGTCGCGTCCCGCGCATACGGCCTTACCTGCGACAGCCTCACTGCGGCCACCCTCGTCACGGCCGACGGCAAGACCGTGACCGCCGATGCCAAGCACCATCCGGACCTCTTCTGGGCGCTGCGCGGCGCGGGCAACGGCAATTTCGGTGTGGTCACCGAGCTGAAGTTCCGCACCCGCCCGGCCCCGCAGACCGTGATGGCGTACATGTCGTGGCCCTGGTCACGCGCCCAGTCCGTGATCACGGCATGGCAGGCATGGGGCCCGGACCAGCCGGACGAGATCTGGTCATCCGCACATCTGGCGGCCGGTCCGGGCGGCGGCAGACCGACGGTGTCGATCGCCGCCTTCAGCCTCGGCACCTACGGCGACCTGCAGAATGCCGTCGACCGCCTCGCCGACCGGATCGGCGCATCGGCCACCTCGGTCTCGCTGCGCCGCCGCAGCTACCAGGACTCGATGCTCGTGTACGCGGGCTGCTCGACCATCACCGAGGCCCAGTGCCATCTGCCGGGCAGGACACCCGGCCGCACCCCGCAGGGCACACTCCAGCGCGAGACGTACGCCGCCGCGTCCGACTTCTTCGACCACTCCCTGCCCCCGGCGGGCGTTCGCGCCCTGCTCCACCGGGCCGAGGCGTTCACCCGGATCGGCGTGCACCCGAGCGGTGGCGGCGGATCGATCGCGCTGACGGCGCTGGGCGGGGCGATCAACCGGGTCGCCCCGGGCTCGACGGCCTTTGTCCACCGGCGCTCCCGGATGCTCGCCCAGTACATCGGCTCCTGGCGCCCCGGCACGGCGGGCACCGCCCAACAGAACTGGCTGAAAGGGACCCACGCGGCGCTCCACCCCTACGCGTCCGGGGCGGCGTACCAGAACTACACCGACCCGAAGCTGAACGACTGGCGGCAGGCGTACTACGGCACGGCGGCCGGCCGTCTGACCCGCCTGAAGAGGCAGTACGACCCCGGGCGGCTGTTCACGTTCCCGCAGGCGCTGTGA
- a CDS encoding metal-sensitive transcriptional regulator → MSTTEATEATGPAEATDPTSIVTDHDRGIHGYHHQKAEHVKRLRRIEGQIRGLQRMVDEDVYCIDILTQVSASTKALQSFALQLLEEHLRHCVADAAVKGGEEIDAKVEEATKAIARLLRT, encoded by the coding sequence ATGAGCACCACCGAGGCCACAGAGGCCACGGGTCCTGCGGAAGCGACGGACCCCACATCGATCGTCACCGACCACGACCGCGGCATACATGGCTACCACCACCAGAAGGCCGAGCACGTCAAACGGCTGCGCCGGATCGAGGGCCAGATCCGCGGCCTGCAGCGGATGGTCGACGAGGACGTCTACTGCATCGACATACTGACGCAGGTCTCGGCGTCCACGAAGGCCCTCCAGTCGTTCGCGCTCCAGCTCCTGGAGGAGCATCTGCGGCACTGCGTCGCCGACGCGGCGGTCAAGGGCGGCGAGGAGATCGACGCGAAGGTCGAGGAAGCCACGAAGGCGATCGCCCGCCTCCTCCGTACCTGA
- a CDS encoding DUF47 domain-containing protein yields the protein MRFRLTPRETSFYDMFSASADNIVTGSKLLMELLGADSASRVEIAERMRAAEHAGDDATHAIFHQLNSSFITPFDREDIYNLASSLDDIMDFMEEAVDLVVLYQVEELPKGVEQQIEVLARAAELTAEAMPSLRTMDNLTEYWIEVNRLENQADQIHRKLLAHLFNGKYDAIEVLKLKQIVDVLEEAADAFEHVANTVETIAVKES from the coding sequence GTGCGCTTTCGTCTGACCCCCAGGGAGACGAGCTTCTACGACATGTTCTCCGCATCCGCGGACAACATCGTCACGGGCTCGAAACTCCTGATGGAACTGCTCGGGGCGGACTCTGCCTCCCGAGTCGAGATCGCGGAGCGTATGCGGGCAGCGGAGCACGCAGGGGACGATGCCACCCACGCGATCTTCCACCAGCTGAACTCCTCTTTCATCACGCCGTTCGACCGCGAGGACATCTACAACCTCGCATCGTCACTCGACGACATCATGGACTTCATGGAGGAGGCCGTCGACCTGGTCGTGCTGTACCAGGTCGAAGAACTCCCCAAGGGTGTCGAGCAGCAGATCGAGGTGCTGGCGCGGGCGGCCGAGCTGACCGCCGAGGCGATGCCGAGTCTGCGGACGATGGACAACCTCACCGAGTACTGGATCGAGGTCAACCGTCTGGAGAACCAGGCCGACCAGATCCACCGGAAGCTGCTCGCCCATCTCTTCAACGGCAAGTACGACGCCATCGAGGTGCTGAAGCTCAAGCAGATCGTGGATGTGCTGGAAGAGGCGGCCGACGCGTTCGAGCACGTCGCCAACACGGTGGAGACCATTGCGGTCAAGGAGTCCTGA
- a CDS encoding inorganic phosphate transporter: MDTFALVVTIAVALGFTYTNGFHDSANAIATSVSTRALTPRAALAMAAVMNLAGAFLGQGVAKTVSEGLIATPEGQKGMGILFAALVGAIIWNLVTWYFGLPSSSSHALFGGMVGAALAGGTLVHWDGVLDKIVIPMFVSPVVGLIVGYLVMVAIMWMFRNSNPHKAKRGFRIAQTVSAAGMALGHGLQDAQKTMGIVVMALVIADVEGPNDPIPVWVKLVCALMLSLGTYAGGWRIMRTLGRKIIELDPPQGFAAETTGASIMFGSAYLFHAPISTTHVITSAIMGVGATKRVNAVRWGVAKNIILGWFITMPAAALVAAASYGLVVLMFG; the protein is encoded by the coding sequence GTGGACACCTTTGCGCTGGTCGTGACCATTGCTGTCGCGCTCGGCTTCACCTATACGAACGGCTTCCACGACTCGGCGAACGCCATCGCCACCTCGGTATCCACCCGGGCACTGACCCCGCGGGCGGCCCTGGCGATGGCCGCCGTGATGAACCTCGCCGGCGCCTTCCTGGGCCAGGGGGTCGCCAAGACCGTCAGTGAGGGCCTGATCGCGACGCCCGAGGGGCAGAAGGGGATGGGCATCCTCTTCGCCGCGCTCGTCGGCGCGATCATCTGGAACCTCGTGACCTGGTACTTCGGGCTGCCGTCGTCGTCCTCGCACGCCCTGTTCGGCGGCATGGTCGGTGCGGCGCTGGCCGGCGGAACGTTGGTGCACTGGGACGGGGTGCTCGACAAGATCGTCATCCCGATGTTCGTCTCGCCCGTCGTCGGTCTGATCGTCGGCTATCTGGTGATGGTCGCGATCATGTGGATGTTCCGGAATTCCAACCCGCACAAGGCCAAGCGCGGCTTCCGGATCGCGCAGACGGTCTCGGCTGCCGGGATGGCGCTCGGGCACGGTCTGCAGGACGCGCAGAAGACGATGGGCATCGTGGTGATGGCGCTGGTCATCGCCGATGTCGAGGGTCCGAACGACCCGATCCCGGTCTGGGTGAAGCTCGTCTGCGCGCTGATGCTCTCGCTGGGTACGTACGCGGGTGGCTGGCGGATCATGCGGACGCTCGGCCGGAAGATCATCGAGCTGGACCCGCCGCAGGGTTTCGCCGCCGAAACGACCGGGGCGTCGATCATGTTCGGCTCGGCCTACCTGTTTCACGCGCCGATCTCCACGACGCATGTGATCACCTCGGCGATCATGGGTGTGGGGGCGACGAAGCGGGTGAACGCCGTGCGGTGGGGGGTCGCGAAGAACATCATCCTCGGGTGGTTCATCACGATGCCGGCTGCGGCGTTGGTGGCCGCGGCCAGTTATGGGCTCGTTGTGCTGATGTTCGGCTAG
- the pstB gene encoding phosphate ABC transporter ATP-binding protein PstB: protein MAKRIDVSGLSAYYGSHLAIEDISMTVEPRSVTAFIGPSGCGKSTFLRTLNRMHEVTPGGRVEGKVLLDDENLYGSHVDPVTVRRTVGMVFQRPNPFPTMSIFDNVAAGLKLNGSYKKSQLSDVVEKSLRGANLWNEVKDRLNKPGSGLSGGQQQRLCIARAIAVEPDVLLMDEPCSALDPISTLAIEDLIGELKERFTIVIVTHNMQQAARVSDRTAFFNLAAVGKPGKLVEIDETERIFSNPSVQATEDYISGRFG, encoded by the coding sequence ATGGCCAAGCGCATCGACGTCAGCGGCCTGTCGGCCTATTACGGCTCCCACCTCGCCATCGAGGACATCTCGATGACCGTGGAGCCCCGCTCCGTGACCGCCTTCATCGGCCCGTCCGGCTGCGGCAAGTCCACCTTCCTGCGCACCCTGAACCGGATGCACGAGGTCACCCCCGGTGGCCGCGTCGAGGGCAAGGTGCTGCTGGACGACGAGAACCTGTACGGCTCCCACGTCGACCCGGTCACCGTGCGCCGCACGGTCGGCATGGTCTTCCAGCGCCCGAACCCGTTCCCGACGATGTCGATCTTCGACAATGTCGCGGCGGGCCTGAAGCTGAACGGCTCGTACAAGAAGAGCCAGCTGTCGGACGTCGTCGAGAAGTCCCTTCGCGGCGCCAACCTCTGGAACGAGGTCAAGGACCGCCTGAACAAGCCCGGCTCCGGCCTCTCCGGCGGCCAGCAGCAGCGCCTGTGCATCGCCCGCGCGATCGCGGTCGAGCCGGATGTGCTGCTGATGGACGAACCGTGCTCCGCACTGGACCCGATCTCCACCCTCGCCATCGAGGACCTGATCGGCGAGCTGAAGGAGCGCTTCACGATCGTCATCGTGACGCACAACATGCAGCAGGCGGCCCGGGTCTCGGACCGTACGGCGTTCTTCAACCTCGCGGCGGTCGGCAAGCCCGGCAAGCTCGTGGAGATCGACGAGACGGAACGGATCTTCTCCAACCCATCGGTCCAGGCCACGGAGGACTACATCTCCGGCCGCTTTGGGTGA
- the pstA gene encoding phosphate ABC transporter permease PstA: protein MSQAANTGIQERPNPTAAASRNSLSSRALPRWAPLAFAAAAVVLGVGIGAAAGWQSRIQWGLFSAVLFVVISYVTTSVVENQRQAKDRLATSIVWVCFLLAVVPLASLVWTTVSRGAKVLDGYFLTHSMAGVLGTEPGGGVYHALIGTLEQVGLATLISAPIGLLTAVYLVEYGKGALAKAVTFFVDVMTGIPSIVAGLFILSIMLLTQLQPSGLMGSLALTILMIPVVVRSTEEMLKLVPNELREASLALGIPKWRTILKVVLPTAIGGITTGVMLAIARIAGETAPIMLLVFGSQLINPNPFQGAQSSLPFYIWEQYKIGSEASYDRAWAAALVLIAFVMILNLVARGIARWKAPKTGR, encoded by the coding sequence ATGAGCCAGGCAGCCAACACCGGCATTCAGGAACGCCCCAACCCCACGGCGGCCGCTTCCAGGAACAGCCTCAGCAGCCGGGCGCTCCCCCGCTGGGCCCCGCTCGCCTTCGCGGCCGCAGCGGTCGTGCTCGGCGTCGGCATCGGCGCGGCGGCGGGCTGGCAGAGCCGCATCCAGTGGGGCCTGTTCTCCGCGGTGCTCTTCGTCGTCATCTCGTACGTCACGACGTCGGTCGTCGAGAACCAGCGCCAGGCCAAGGACCGCCTCGCCACCAGCATCGTCTGGGTGTGCTTCCTCCTCGCCGTCGTTCCGCTGGCCTCGCTGGTCTGGACGACGGTCAGCCGCGGCGCGAAGGTCCTGGACGGCTACTTCCTCACCCACTCCATGGCCGGCGTGCTCGGCACGGAGCCGGGCGGCGGTGTCTACCACGCACTGATCGGCACCCTGGAGCAGGTCGGCCTCGCCACCCTGATCTCCGCCCCGATCGGCCTGCTGACCGCCGTCTACCTGGTGGAGTACGGCAAGGGCGCGCTCGCCAAGGCCGTGACGTTCTTCGTCGACGTGATGACCGGTATCCCGTCCATCGTGGCCGGCCTCTTCATCCTGTCGATCATGCTGCTGACGCAGCTCCAGCCGTCCGGCCTGATGGGTTCGCTGGCGCTCACGATCCTGATGATCCCGGTCGTGGTCCGCTCCACCGAGGAGATGCTCAAGCTCGTCCCGAACGAGCTCCGTGAGGCATCGCTCGCCCTCGGCATCCCCAAGTGGCGCACCATCCTGAAGGTGGTCCTGCCCACCGCGATCGGCGGCATCACCACCGGTGTGATGCTCGCGATCGCCCGGATCGCCGGCGAGACCGCACCGATCATGCTGCTGGTCTTCGGCAGCCAGCTGATCAATCCGAACCCCTTCCAAGGCGCACAGTCGTCGCTCCCCTTCTATATCTGGGAGCAGTACAAGATCGGCAGCGAGGCGTCGTACGACCGCGCCTGGGCCGCTGCTCTGGTCCTGATCGCCTTCGTCATGATCCTCAATCTGGTGGCCCGCGGCATCGCCCGCTGGAAGGCCCCGAAGACCGGCCGCTGA
- the pstC gene encoding phosphate ABC transporter permease subunit PstC — protein MASTTPIDTPPARPVQRKRARPKAPGRAGDKIFLGLSRGSGILLLVIMASIAVFLSYRATLAVSKDQGNFFTTLDWNPVGDKPVFGIAVLLFGTVVSSIIAMAIAVPIAVGIALFISHYAPRRLAAPLAYVVDLLAAVPSIVYGIWGALFLVPYLEGLNLWLDQFFGWTYVLDKTEVGVARSLFTVGILLAIMILPIVTSVSREVFLQVPRMNEEAALALGATRWEVIRLSVLPFGRSGVISASMLGLGRALGETMAVATVLSPSFLISAHVLNPGGGTFAQNIAAKFDEADQFGRDALIASGLVLFILTLLVNGAARLIIARRKEYSGANA, from the coding sequence ATGGCTTCCACCACACCGATAGACACGCCACCGGCGCGCCCGGTGCAGCGCAAGCGCGCCAGGCCCAAGGCCCCCGGACGCGCAGGCGACAAAATCTTCCTGGGCCTCTCACGGGGTTCAGGCATTCTGCTGCTCGTGATCATGGCGTCGATCGCCGTGTTCCTGTCGTACCGCGCGACCCTCGCCGTCTCCAAGGACCAGGGCAACTTCTTCACCACGCTGGACTGGAACCCGGTCGGCGACAAGCCGGTCTTCGGTATCGCGGTCCTGCTCTTCGGCACGGTCGTCAGCTCGATCATCGCGATGGCCATCGCGGTTCCGATCGCTGTCGGTATCGCCCTCTTCATCTCGCACTACGCACCGCGCAGGCTGGCCGCGCCCCTCGCGTACGTCGTCGACCTGCTCGCCGCAGTGCCGAGCATCGTGTACGGCATCTGGGGCGCCCTCTTCCTGGTCCCGTACCTGGAGGGCCTGAACCTCTGGCTCGACCAGTTCTTCGGCTGGACGTACGTGCTGGACAAGACCGAGGTCGGCGTCGCCCGCTCGCTCTTCACCGTCGGCATCCTGCTCGCGATCATGATCCTGCCGATCGTGACGAGCGTCAGCCGCGAGGTCTTCCTCCAGGTCCCGAGGATGAACGAGGAAGCCGCCCTCGCCCTCGGCGCCACCCGCTGGGAAGTCATCCGCCTCTCGGTGCTGCCCTTCGGCCGCTCCGGCGTGATCTCCGCGTCGATGCTGGGCCTCGGCCGCGCGCTCGGCGAGACGATGGCCGTCGCCACGGTCCTGTCGCCGAGCTTCCTCATCTCGGCGCATGTACTGAATCCCGGCGGCGGAACGTTCGCCCAGAACATCGCCGCGAAGTTCGACGAGGCCGACCAGTTCGGGCGTGACGCCCTGATCGCCTCCGGTCTCGTCCTCTTCATCCTCACCCTGCTGGTCAACGGCGCGGCCCGGCTCATCATCGCCCGCCGCAAGGAGTACTCGGGGGCCAACGCATGA